Proteins encoded in a region of the Synergistota bacterium genome:
- the dnaA gene encoding chromosomal replication initiator protein DnaA produces the protein MPDAEEIWQKSLKKIEQVVSKPSFEGWIKTLKPLELKGDSLILEAPNRFTAEHVKRRFAKIIENVLYDLLGKSVNIEVHIAEGHQEENEAKVEDSFKEEIDYQYYGLNPKYVFETFVIGKCNKLAHAAALAVAESPGRAYNPLFIYGGVGLGKTHLMHAIAHYVLKRNPKTKVVYVSSEKFTNELINAIRDDSTNTFRRKYRNVDILLIDDIQFLSGKEGTQEEFFHTFNTLYEANKQIVISSDRPPKEIPDLEDRLVSRFEWGLLADIQPPEFETRVAILKKKMELEKIYLPEDVVIFIAENFTSNIRELEGALIKVVAHFSLHKDEDITVEKAAGILRDILPVKKKTLSIEDIKNAVALEFEISLGDLVSEKKAQEFSLPRQIAMYLAREYTNLSLQQIGKEFRKKDHTTVIHAHRKIGQLIKSNPEVKRKIERICGKLGI, from the coding sequence ATGCCTGATGCAGAGGAAATATGGCAAAAGTCCCTAAAAAAAATCGAACAGGTGGTATCTAAACCAAGTTTTGAAGGGTGGATAAAAACCTTAAAGCCCTTAGAATTAAAAGGAGATTCTCTTATTCTGGAAGCACCTAATAGGTTTACCGCTGAACATGTCAAAAGAAGGTTTGCAAAGATAATAGAAAATGTGCTTTACGACCTATTAGGTAAGAGCGTAAACATCGAGGTCCATATAGCTGAGGGGCACCAGGAAGAAAACGAAGCGAAAGTCGAAGATAGTTTCAAGGAGGAGATAGACTACCAGTACTATGGCTTAAATCCAAAGTATGTGTTTGAAACGTTTGTAATAGGGAAGTGTAACAAGCTTGCTCATGCAGCAGCCTTAGCTGTAGCAGAATCTCCTGGTAGAGCTTATAATCCTCTTTTCATCTATGGGGGTGTAGGTCTAGGGAAAACTCACCTAATGCATGCAATTGCCCATTACGTACTTAAGAGAAATCCAAAAACGAAGGTCGTTTACGTTTCCTCAGAGAAGTTTACAAACGAGCTTATAAACGCTATTAGAGACGATAGTACCAACACCTTTAGAAGGAAGTATAGAAATGTGGATATCTTGCTTATTGATGACATACAATTTCTATCGGGAAAAGAGGGAACGCAGGAGGAATTCTTCCACACCTTTAACACCCTTTATGAAGCAAATAAGCAAATCGTTATATCAAGTGACAGGCCACCTAAGGAGATCCCTGATCTAGAGGATAGGCTTGTATCGAGGTTTGAATGGGGATTACTAGCTGATATACAGCCTCCAGAATTTGAAACGAGGGTAGCAATACTCAAAAAGAAGATGGAGCTTGAAAAGATCTATCTTCCCGAAGATGTAGTAATATTTATAGCAGAGAATTTTACATCAAACATAAGAGAGCTTGAAGGAGCCTTAATAAAAGTGGTAGCTCATTTCTCCCTTCATAAGGATGAGGATATTACAGTGGAAAAAGCAGCAGGAATCCTTAGAGATATACTTCCCGTTAAGAAGAAGACCTTAAGCATTGAGGATATTAAAAATGCGGTAGCCTTAGAGTTTGAGATCTCCTTAGGAGATTTAGTAAGCGAAAAGAAAGCCCAGGAGTTTTCCTTACCGAGACAGATAGCGATGTACTTAGCAAGAGAGTATACGAATCTATCTCTTCAACAAATAGGAAAAGAGTTTAGAAAAAAGGATCATACGACTGTAATACACGCTCATAGGAAAATCGGGCAACTGATAAAGAGTAACCCAGAAGTTAAGAGAAAGATTGAAAGAATCTGTGGAAAGCTGGGTATATGA
- the dnaN gene encoding DNA polymerase III subunit beta, with amino-acid sequence MKVTVERDEFLRGLQLVARAINPKSSITILSGSLIEADENKISLKGTDLKIGVQTDIRPMRVDEVGKAIIPLKNFYDIVRRLPEKPLELETKDNILYLKSHGIEYSFSTYSLEDYPEFPKLEQANLVFRTECDLFSKMIRETIFAGSPHDEIPPYLAGTLFDVREGELRLVSTDAKRLALSKMPVNTYKTGKYLVPITTLEELRRIMTLGKIEMYESKGEVVFKWEDAVLWTRLIDAEFPPYEKVIPTSWITKIVVPAEEIESAMERMSYLVKERGNIIKIEIEKGEMLISGDVPELGSGKERIPVEFDGEPLKIAFNVRFFLDMMRHVDADYFSMAFRGPLEQALITREGKDDFLYILMPVAIPDED; translated from the coding sequence ATGAAGGTTACTGTGGAAAGGGATGAGTTTTTAAGAGGGCTTCAGCTTGTAGCGAGAGCTATAAATCCTAAAAGCTCAATAACTATTCTGTCTGGAAGCCTTATAGAAGCGGATGAAAATAAGATAAGCTTAAAGGGAACTGACTTAAAGATAGGTGTTCAAACGGACATAAGACCTATGAGAGTTGACGAAGTAGGGAAAGCTATTATACCCTTGAAAAACTTCTATGATATAGTAAGAAGGCTTCCTGAAAAGCCCCTGGAGCTTGAAACAAAAGATAATATTCTTTACTTAAAAAGTCATGGCATAGAGTATAGCTTTTCTACTTATTCTTTGGAGGATTATCCTGAATTTCCAAAGTTAGAGCAAGCTAATCTTGTCTTTAGAACCGAATGTGATCTCTTCTCTAAGATGATAAGAGAAACGATCTTTGCTGGCTCTCCTCATGATGAAATTCCACCGTACCTTGCAGGAACTTTATTTGATGTTAGGGAAGGAGAGCTTCGTTTAGTTTCTACTGATGCTAAAAGGCTTGCTTTGTCTAAGATGCCCGTTAATACGTATAAAACGGGAAAGTATTTAGTTCCTATAACTACTCTTGAAGAGTTAAGAAGGATAATGACCCTTGGTAAAATAGAAATGTATGAATCTAAAGGCGAAGTGGTATTTAAATGGGAAGATGCTGTATTATGGACCAGGCTCATCGATGCGGAGTTTCCTCCCTATGAAAAAGTTATACCTACTAGCTGGATAACCAAAATAGTAGTACCAGCTGAGGAAATCGAATCTGCTATGGAAAGGATGAGCTATTTAGTTAAGGAAAGGGGAAATATAATAAAGATCGAGATAGAAAAGGGAGAGATGTTAATAAGCGGAGATGTACCTGAGCTTGGTTCCGGAAAGGAAAGGATTCCCGTTGAGTTCGATGGCGAGCCGTTAAAGATCGCCTTTAATGTTAGATTCTTTTTAGATATGATGAGACATGTAGATGCTGACTATTTTTCTATGGCTTTTAGAGGGCCCTTAGAGCAGGCGTTGATAACGAGGGAGGGGAAAGATGACTTTCTCTATATATTAATGCCAGTAGCTATCCCTGATGAAGATTAA
- the recF gene encoding DNA replication and repair protein RecF (All proteins in this family for which functions are known are DNA-binding proteins that assist the filamentation of RecA onto DNA for the initiation of recombination or recombinational repair.) translates to MKIKALNAVNFRRFKTIELEFGERNLIFGPNGSGKTTILEALYMLCWGRSFRTSRDSEVIRWGERSSFLEGDFDGEEIFNVKLSISSSAKKLQVNGKNIARLKLIGEIPVFFLSPDELSMLDGPPKLRRDFLNRVLSQLEEGYLSNYRIYLKILKEKNAALSKGERISKVLDFLNERLLKVSLHIWESRKRLLDRLSDDEISIVYKPSGLRLELDYEALKKAFSSLREKEIKRGFALFGPHLDEFEIFKKEGFSYRRFSSRGEKKWLMWKLFNKVIALFKSSRRLPIFLVDEIISELDQSKISALREDISSLDVQIFVTTLSKDLIGDDFELFEVENGEVRKYNR, encoded by the coding sequence ATGAAGATTAAAGCTCTTAATGCAGTTAACTTTAGAAGATTTAAGACCATCGAACTTGAATTTGGCGAAAGGAATCTCATCTTTGGTCCAAATGGGTCGGGAAAAACGACAATCCTAGAGGCTTTGTATATGCTATGTTGGGGAAGATCCTTTAGAACTTCAAGGGATAGCGAAGTTATAAGATGGGGGGAAAGATCCTCCTTTCTTGAAGGGGATTTTGATGGAGAGGAGATATTTAATGTAAAGCTTTCTATCTCCTCTTCTGCTAAGAAGCTTCAGGTTAATGGAAAGAATATAGCTCGCTTAAAGCTTATAGGAGAAATTCCGGTTTTTTTTCTCTCTCCTGATGAGCTTTCTATGCTTGATGGACCGCCTAAGCTTAGAAGGGATTTCTTAAACAGAGTTTTATCTCAGCTAGAAGAAGGATATCTATCTAACTACAGGATTTACTTAAAGATATTGAAAGAGAAAAATGCCGCATTATCTAAGGGAGAAAGGATCTCGAAGGTATTGGATTTCCTAAATGAGAGGCTTTTAAAGGTCTCCCTCCATATATGGGAAAGCAGAAAAAGGCTGCTTGATCGTTTAAGCGATGATGAAATAAGCATAGTTTATAAGCCCTCAGGCTTAAGGCTTGAGCTTGATTACGAAGCTTTAAAAAAGGCCTTTAGCTCTCTCAGAGAGAAAGAAATTAAAAGAGGTTTTGCCTTATTTGGTCCTCATCTTGATGAGTTTGAGATATTTAAAAAGGAGGGATTTTCTTACAGGAGATTCAGCTCAAGGGGAGAGAAAAAATGGCTTATGTGGAAGCTTTTTAATAAGGTTATAGCCCTATTTAAGAGTTCCAGGAGGTTGCCAATATTTTTAGTTGACGAAATAATATCGGAGCTTGATCAATCTAAGATATCCGCTTTAAGAGAGGATATAAGCTCCTTAGATGTTCAGATTTTCGTAACAACCCTAAGCAAGGATCTAATAGGCGATGATTTTGAGCTGTTTGAGGTGGAAAATGGAGAAGTTAGGAAGTATAATAGATAA
- a CDS encoding DUF721 domain-containing protein translates to MEKLGSIIDNILRQHKKRIEKERIKIEWPKLVGEDLARRTQPLELKDGCLEVAVPDGAWAKEFQLREEKFLDMLKGYDINKIRFFPMPKLFLGRKV, encoded by the coding sequence ATGGAGAAGTTAGGAAGTATAATAGATAACATATTAAGACAACATAAGAAGAGAATAGAAAAAGAAAGAATTAAGATTGAATGGCCTAAGCTTGTGGGAGAAGATCTTGCTAGAAGGACGCAGCCTTTAGAGCTAAAGGATGGATGTCTTGAGGTTGCTGTTCCTGATGGGGCATGGGCCAAGGAATTCCAATTAAGGGAGGAGAAGTTCTTGGATATGCTGAAAGGATATGATATAAATAAGATAAGGTTTTTCCCAATGCCTAAGCTCTTTTTAGGGAGGAAGGTGTAA
- the gyrB gene encoding DNA topoisomerase (ATP-hydrolyzing) subunit B, protein MSKYTAQEIDVLEGIEAVRKRPGMYIGDTGKRGYHHLLFEVLDNSVDEALAGYCSFIQVVLRKDGKATVFDNGRGIPVDIHPKTGKSALETVLTYLHAGGKFSKKVYKVSGGLHGVGVSVVNALSEELEVRVFREGKVFMQRYKRGKAIEELKVVGFSAQTGTEVTFKPDPEIFERGLSFDYDIVSERIREIAFLVPGLKISLKDERAGKEETFYEEKGIHSFVKFLCGDKEEIYAPLILSGEKEDVEIEVAFTHVDDVEERIYAFANLIKNVEGGTHLIGFKSALTKVVNDLARTHEILKAKDPKLSWEDLKEGIVGVVSIKLPEPQFEGQTKTKLGNPNVRSIVEEVLKDKLTLAFEGNLKILSEIVSRALRSHQAREAAKKARDLVRRKSLLLSDSLPGKLADCQTRDPEKAELFIVEGESAGGSAKQGRDRAFQAILPLKGKILNVEKATFSKILNNEEIRALISALGTGIGENFDINKLRYHKIILMTDADIDGAHIRALLLTFFFRYARQIIEKGHLYIAQPPLYYVKLGKSERFLYKEEELQKLLKECDGEKLLVQRYKGLGEMNPETLWRTTMDPGMRSLYRVTIKDAIEAERLLEILMGDRVEPRRRFIQEHAKEVRNLDI, encoded by the coding sequence ATGTCTAAGTATACCGCACAGGAGATAGATGTTCTTGAGGGTATAGAGGCTGTAAGAAAACGTCCTGGGATGTATATAGGTGATACCGGTAAGAGGGGGTATCATCATCTTCTCTTCGAGGTTCTTGACAACTCTGTAGATGAGGCATTGGCAGGCTATTGTAGTTTCATTCAAGTGGTTTTAAGAAAGGATGGCAAGGCAACCGTTTTTGATAATGGGAGAGGAATACCTGTAGATATACATCCTAAGACGGGAAAGTCTGCCTTGGAGACCGTTTTAACCTATCTTCATGCGGGAGGAAAATTTTCGAAAAAGGTTTATAAGGTTTCGGGAGGACTTCACGGCGTTGGCGTATCTGTCGTTAACGCCTTGAGCGAGGAGCTTGAAGTTAGGGTTTTTAGAGAAGGAAAGGTCTTTATGCAGAGGTATAAAAGGGGGAAGGCGATCGAAGAGCTTAAAGTGGTTGGCTTCTCCGCTCAAACAGGGACGGAAGTAACCTTTAAGCCAGATCCGGAGATATTTGAAAGGGGATTAAGCTTCGATTATGACATTGTGAGTGAAAGGATTCGTGAGATAGCCTTCTTGGTTCCGGGCCTTAAGATATCCCTTAAGGATGAAAGGGCAGGAAAAGAGGAAACCTTTTATGAGGAGAAAGGAATACATAGCTTTGTAAAGTTTCTATGTGGGGATAAGGAGGAGATTTATGCTCCACTGATTCTCTCTGGTGAGAAGGAAGATGTAGAGATAGAGGTAGCTTTCACTCACGTAGATGACGTAGAAGAGAGGATTTATGCCTTTGCTAATCTTATAAAAAACGTGGAAGGAGGAACCCATCTTATAGGCTTTAAGTCAGCTTTGACTAAGGTAGTAAACGATTTAGCGAGAACTCACGAGATACTTAAGGCGAAAGATCCTAAACTAAGTTGGGAGGATCTGAAAGAGGGGATAGTAGGAGTAGTTTCCATTAAGTTACCCGAGCCCCAGTTTGAGGGGCAGACTAAAACTAAGCTTGGAAACCCAAATGTGAGATCAATAGTTGAGGAAGTTCTTAAAGATAAATTAACCCTTGCTTTTGAGGGAAACCTTAAGATTTTATCTGAGATCGTATCAAGAGCCCTGAGAAGTCATCAAGCGAGAGAGGCAGCCAAGAAGGCGAGAGATCTCGTTAGAAGAAAGAGCTTACTTTTAAGCGACTCTTTACCAGGTAAGCTCGCTGATTGCCAGACTAGAGATCCTGAAAAGGCTGAGCTTTTCATAGTGGAAGGGGAATCTGCTGGGGGTTCAGCAAAACAGGGAAGAGATAGAGCCTTTCAAGCGATATTGCCGTTAAAGGGAAAGATTTTAAATGTAGAGAAGGCTACTTTCTCTAAGATATTGAATAACGAAGAAATAAGGGCTTTGATATCGGCTCTTGGTACGGGCATTGGAGAAAACTTTGATATTAATAAGCTTAGATATCACAAGATAATACTTATGACTGATGCGGATATAGATGGTGCTCACATAAGGGCTCTTTTACTTACCTTTTTCTTTAGATATGCTAGACAGATAATAGAAAAGGGGCATCTTTATATAGCACAGCCTCCTCTTTATTATGTTAAGCTAGGTAAAAGCGAGAGATTCTTATATAAAGAGGAGGAGCTTCAGAAGCTATTGAAAGAGTGTGATGGAGAGAAGTTGCTGGTTCAAAGATACAAAGGCTTAGGAGAGATGAACCCAGAGACTCTCTGGAGGACGACGATGGATCCAGGGATGAGGTCCTTATATAGGGTTACTATTAAAGATGCTATTGAGGCAGAAAGGCTTCTTGAAATCTTAATGGGGGATAGGGTTGAGCCTAGGAGAAGGTTTATTCAAGAGCATGCAAAGGAGGTTAGGAATCTCGACATATGA